In a genomic window of Gouania willdenowi chromosome 11, fGouWil2.1, whole genome shotgun sequence:
- the ahdc1 gene encoding AT-hook DNA-binding motif-containing protein 1: protein MSGLSHSLLSVNCGDTHIEEKLYKEQLEELEVPALWTEEPGLQDLAHDGLALVTTDHIQPSALSTLANGFSLHSRLGHRRQTECHSHPETPKFAKAVKNMQTHIDPVVHAQAFSHAHMANCEHIDIKAHAESVRPELSKTLTAETENTSTQPLASAFSNPLASTNQRAASIQTTEADTASTICPVPTHSNPDTESSSLPLETEKKYALRSSGRPRFPCHLRKSSRLRRSMEDTEKKAGREKKGEEDAPEEKIWTVKEEEVAGCEKKQHSSVEDVIATPTGHTDTETVLPAPKPVPKAIAKPGPRLGHKPGPKSRSRPMTKTVQKAGPKSVMKRRQAALALQQRATAHLPVVSTVPAPLPPDKEEPAAELGVCPSNNRRRGRFVGVRKIVVKVARIPVNVSRRQKSYKISNMETVTGTEKSNDCSVEGSEAAREPTALLRMKNNGKSVMVMFPPGELPVILKRRRGRPPKQPVPGIQVEPPNPGNAGDNGDQAKKPRRRRRNKLPFPSPSYVNDTNDVKSEYGDVLSKMAFLNRQPPATGRCSPPRCWTPSEPESFHVPLENPGISTLLHRLTGFRRPRGGRGGGTGRGGGGAGGVGGSEYNKSTFSDFFESIGRKHKLSPMSEHGLTRKRGKGGGGGGVGRGGGVVGTVAGSEKAVKKRRMRKNGAFKGGGMSMGQEWPNGASGWGEDKVLGGYPLCASLRGGYSSCELGRGGMYGSPGAGRATGPVGEDSQSLFAGYFRSLLDSDDSSDLMDISSSQSDLRKASSAPGYEPSSPAASHGWSMAFPKWNSKGASSGMEASAQTHCSPARPPYSHSNLAQTSPTKCTYPKSTPPSLSHSPSSPHPASYGHYSPAYSGSSPAVSQRSSDCSFSYGSGHNTGKIIPAGQMTYSSYQTAGKRGFCGYSGASHSSMMRGESPGGGHLSVNKTCLFSSSFPEGYKQYNANQWSFRQGSWSDSFGPQYHGYSEYGSNESKDILDISNYTPQKAKRQPFPESLSESSSDSSHPGSIATGGGPSPANFVYKQNESVCGETAQSSLSSLEKLMMDWHESASGPSYNWSQNVLIQGGGMSKPGRGRRKRTEVQLDKDVGSDLRSDSPSSLSPTPTPGPKRGGVGGRGRGSRGGRGGLSSCQRERGKKRGKAASTSGVGLVVSSGGPEGSGLFQEGLDYYSGDSSSLSPLATPNPAPPSSYLQDPCEYPSPYSAHPSTPSSEERYPALYPGESSSSLSPSVSSPSYQPKPTPPSSQSYHLAPSRTFSPSCSPSPRVTPLGSTALSPSSRPPAKDPQFPQYDSPSYCSSPYWYGQVSHSGSPNPHSHSMHSNSAMHVHNNPHSSPHGNTHSNSLTSLSANMHLTPTPHDTHHPSTQTHANLSSHTNSHSTLHLQSSPLSLSNTHSNNHSHHNAHNSLNAHLTSHPHSTSSPSLHTHSAPALYEERSPLSTMTPHKRDMTSYAMSTAHQQGPMPHSPYPKALDSSPHQEDTSGYTLSQQSCQGMGHRYPSQVTQSGGVLCQLLDPSNEESFSVTTL from the exons ATGAGTGGCCTGTCTCATTCCCTACTGTCAGTGAACTGTGGTGACACTCACATTGAGGAGAAGCTCTACAAAGAACAGCTTGAGGAGCTGGAAGTGCCTGCGCTCTGGACTGAGGAGCCCGGGCTTCAGGATCTAGCTCATGATGGACTGGCACTGGTGACCACTGACCACATTCAGCCCTCCGCTCTCTCTACGCTGGCAAACGGTTTTAGTCTCCATAGCAGGCTGGGGCACAGGAGGCAGACCGAGTGTCACTCACACCCTGAGACACCAAAGTTTGCAAAGGCTGTTAAAAATATGCAGACACACATTGATCCCGTTGTGCATGCACAGGCTTTCTCACATGCACATATGGCTAATTGTGAACACATAGATATTAAAGCACATGCAGAGTCTGTCAGACCAGAACTCTCCAAAACTCTCACTGCAGAGACTGAAAACACATCTACCCAGCCTTTGGCTTCAGCATTTAGCAATCCCCTAGCTTCCACCAATCAGCGGGCAGCATCAATCCAAACTACAGAGGCAGACACAGCCTCAACCATTTGCCCAGTCCCTACGCATTCAAACCCAGATACAGAGTCATCTTCTCTTCCTTTAGAGACCGAAAAGAAGTATGCACTCCGAAGTTCCGGACGTCCtcgctttccttgtcacctgCGGAAATCTTCCCGCCTGCGCAGAAGCATGGAGGATACTGAAAAAAAAGCAGGCAGAGAGAAGAAGGGAGAGGAAGACGCCCCGGAAGAGAAGATCTGGACGGTTAAAGAGGAAGAAGTGGCtggatgtgaaaaaaaacaacactcatCTGTGGAGGATGTTATTGCCACACCTACAGGTCACACTGATACTGAGACAGTCCTTCCCGCTCCTAAACCTGTCCCTAAAGCTATAGCTAAGCCTGGGCCACGACTTGGACATAAACCTGGACCTAAATCCAGGTCTAGACCCATGACGAAAACAGTCCAAAAGGCAGGACCTAAAAGTGTCATGAAACGACGCCAGGCAGCCTTGGCTTTGCAGCAACGTGCCACTGCTCATCTCCCAGTCGTGTCCACCGTCCCTGCACCTCTGCCACCTGACAAGGAGGAGCCTGCTGCGGAGTTGGGGGTATGTCCTTCCAATAACCGCAGACGCGGGCGTTTTGTTGGC GTGAGAAAGATTGTCGTCAAGGTGGCTCGGATTCCCGTCAATGTCAGCCGTCGACAGAAGAGCTACAAAATTTCAAACATGGAAACAGTCACAGGAACAGAAAAAAGTAATGACTGCAGTGTGGAGGGCTCAGAAGCTGCTCGTGAGCCAACTGCACTTCTCCGCATGAAGAATAATGGAAAGAGTGTAATGGTGATGTTCCCTCCTGGAGAGCTTCCTGTTATTCTCAAACGCAGGCGGGGGAGACCACCTAAGCAGCCTGTGCCAGGAATACAGGTAGAGCCTCCAAATCCTGGTAATGCTGGTGATAATGGAGACCAGGCTAAGAAACCTCGGAGGAGACGTCGAAATAAACTCCcttttccttctccttcttATGTTAATGACACAAACGATGTGAAATCAGAGTATGGGGATGTTCTCTCCAAGATGGCCTTTTTAAACCGACAGCCTCCTGCAACTGGCCGCTGCTCCCCCCCTCGCTGCTGGACACCAAGTGAGCCAGAAAGCTTTCATGTCCCCTTGGAAAACCCTGGGATCTCCACCTTGCTCCACCGGCTCACGGGGTTCAGGCGCCCCCGAGGTGGCAGAGGAGGGGGCACTGgaagaggtggaggaggagcaggggGGGTCGGAGGCAGTGAGTACAATAAGAGTACCTTCAGTGACTTCTTTGAATCTATTGGAAGAAAGCACAAACTGAGCCCTATGTCTGAGCATGGATTAACTCGGAAAAGGGGTAAAGGTGGAGGTGGGGGTGGAGTAGGTCGAGGAGGAGGTGTGGTAGGAACAGTAGCCGGGAGTGAGAAGGCCGTCAAAAAAAGACGAATGAGGAAAAATGGAGCATTTAAAGGTGGCGGGATGTCCATGGGGCAGGAGTGGCCAAATGGGGCGAGTGGTTGGGGGGAGGACAAAGTTTTGGGTGGGTATCCACTCTGTGCGTCTTTAAGGGGGGGCTACTCCTCATGTGAACTGGGAAGAGGAGGAATGTACGGCAGTCCAGGAGCGGGTAGAGCCACTGGACCAGTTGGGGAGGACTCTCAAAGTCTTTTCGCTGGATATTTTCGATCCCTGCTCGACTCTGATGATTCATCAGATCTGATGGACATTTCCTCCTCACAGTCAGATCTCCGCAAAGCTTCATCAGCCCCTGGTTATGAGCCATCAAGCCCAGCTGCCAGTCATGGCTGGTCTATGGCATTCCCTAAGTGGAACAGTAAAGGTGCAAGTTCTGGGATGGAGGCTTCAGCACAGACACATTGTTCCCCAGCTAGACCTCCATATAGTCATAGCAACCTGGCCCAAACATCACCAACCAAGTGTACCTATCCAAAGTCCACTCCTCCATCTCTGTCACACTCTCCCAGCTCCCCCCACCCGGCCTCCTATGGACACTACTCTCCTGCCTACTCCGGCTCCTCTCCTGCAGTATCACAGAGGTCCTCAGACTGCAGCTTTTCATATGGCTCTGGTCACAACACCGGGAAGATCATTCCTGCTGGTCAAATGACCTACTCCAGTTATCAGACAGCAGGCAAACGGGGGTTTTGTGGCTATTCCGGAGCAAGTCATTCTTCAATGATGCGTGGCGAATCACCTGGAGGAGGCCACTTGTCTGTCAACAAAACTTGTCTCTTCAGTTCTTCTTTTCCAGAAGGCTACAAGCAGTACAACGCTAATCAATGGAGCTTCAG ACAAGGCAGCTGGTCTGACAGCTTTGGGCCTCAGTATCATGGCTACAGTGAATATGGCTCCAATGAATCCAAAGACATCTTGGATATCTCAAACTACACTCCCCAGAAGGCCAAACGACAACCGTTCCCAGAAAGTTTATCAGAATCCTCCTCTGACTCCTCCCATCCTGGCTCCATTGCCACTGGTGGTGGTCCGAGTCCCGCAAATTTTGTGTACAAGCAGAATGAATCAGTTTGTGGAGAGACGGCACAGTCAAGCTTGTCAAGTCTGGAAAAGTTGATGATGGACTGGCATGAGAGCGCATCAGGACCATCATATAACTGGAGCCAGAATGTCTTGATCCAGGGAGGGGGGATGAGTAAACCGGGTCGGGGTCGTAGGAAACGAACTGAAGTACAACTTGACAAAGATGTGGGTTCGGACTTGCGCTCAGATTCTCCGTCTAGTCTTTCCCCAACGCCCACACCTGGACCTAAGAGAGGTGGGGTTGGAGGACGTGGCAGAGGGTCTAGAGGGGGCAGAGGAGGACTGTCTTCTTGTCAGAGGGAACGAGGAAAAAAGAGGGGAAAGGCGGCCTCGACATCAGGAGTGGGACTTGTTGTGTCTTCAGGCGGTCCAGAGGGGTCCGGGCTGTTCCAGGAAGGGCTGGATTATTACAGTGGAGACAGTAGCAGCCTTTCTCCTCTGGCTACCCCTAATCCTGCACCACCTTCGAGCTACCTCCAGGATCCCTGTGAGTACCCCTCCCCTTACTCTGCCCATCCCTCCACACCTTCTTCTGAGGAGCGCTACCCTGCCTTATACCCTGGAGAGTCCTCCTCGTCACTCTCACCCAGTGTTTCATCCCCCTCTTACCAGCCAAAACCTACCCCTCCTTCTTCTCAGTCCTACCACCTTGCCCCATCCAGGACTTTCtccccttcctgctccccctcTCCACGGGTTACACCCCTCGGCAGCACTGCACTGAGTCCATCATCCCGCCCCCCGGCCAAAGATCCCCAGTTTCCGCAGTATGACTCTCCCAGCTACTGCAGCTCCCCCTATTGGTATGGACAGGTATCACACAGTGGCAGCCCTAACCCACACTCGCACAGCATGCACTCTAACTCAGCCATGCATGTTCATAACAACCCGCACTCAAGCCCGCATGGGAATACACACAGTAACTCACTAACCAGCCTCAGTGCGAACATGCACCTGACCCCCACTCCCCACGACACACATCATCCCAGCACACAAACCCATGCAAACCTGAGCTCACACACAAACTCGCATTCCACACTACACCTTCAGAGcagccctctctctctttccaaCACCCACAGCAACAACCATTCCCACCACAATGCACACAACAGCCTCAACGCCCACCTGACCTCACATCCACACTCCACCTCCAGCCCTAGCCTCCACACCCACTCTGCACCTGCGCTGTACGAGGAGCGCAGCCCACTCTCCACAATGACGCCCCACAAGCGGGATATGACGTCCTATGCCATGAGCACAGCTCATCAACAGGGCCCCATGCCTCACTCCCCGTACCCCAAAGCCCTCGACTCCTCGCCCCATCAGGAGGACACTAGTGGCTATACCCTCTCTCAACAGTCCTGCCAGGGCATGGGTCACCGCTACCCCTCTCAAGTGACTCAGAGTGGGGGGGTTCTGTGCCAACTTTTGGATCCATCAAATGAGGAGAGCTTCAGCGTCACCACCCTGTAG
- the LOC114471934 gene encoding methyltransferase-like protein 24 isoform X2 produces MRTCWGRGGGLSLRSGILLLLVPPLLLALQQLVLVGSRLPGPEARGPGGDPAFTVISIEPVEKSRLWGNRALRFGLQAEEDEEERRKDGERKQRGGLYQDETELRQKEPRVLKVQPWATDKPSFTAELTRLITYITTAQLNCSRVFTPGQAQAEQHPAAAAAEHWLLCAEDPMPPAEEGPCVAYSFRLGCEVHSFDLTNSNASGGHPGDSLDGNHGDRRGVVTRHKMWLEWRAQKKRKHKTGGHLSAVSHTLADIMAALGHQSVHFLYADLLSAEWRVFHSLIEEDTLHHIHHLVAKVHLQWAGFEVGGTNEEVLRYWFSVLRGLQTSGLKLVHSSAGEGHTVLKQTVGHAHSSYTLSWVNTQY; encoded by the exons ATGCGGACCTGTTGGGGCCGTGGAGGAGGTCTGTCTCTCCGTTCAGGGATCCTCCTTCTGTTAGTGCCGCCGCTTCTTCTCGCGCTGCAGCAGCTCGTGCTGGTCGGGTCCCGGTTACCGGGGCCTGAGGCTCGGGGTCCGGGCGGAGATCCAGCTTTTACCGTCATCAGCATTGAACCGGTGGAGAAGTCCCGCCTGTGGGGGAACAGGGCCCTGCGCTTTGGCTTACAGgcggaggaggatgaggaggagaggaggaaggATGGAGAGAGGAAGCAGAGAGGAGGTCTTTACCAGGATGAGACTGAGCTGAGACAG AAGGAACCCAGGGTCTTGAAGGTGCAGCCGTGGGCAACCGACAAGCCATCCTTTACAGCAGAACTCACTCGTCTCATCACATATATCACAACAGCACAG cTGAATTGCTCCAGAGTGTTTACACCAGGGCAGGCTCAGGCTGAACAGcaccctgctgctgctgctgcagagcaCTGGCTGCTGTGTGCTGAGGACCCTATGCCTCCAGCTGAGGAAGGGCCCTGTGTTGCATATTCCTTCAG GCTAGGATGTGAAGTCCACAGTTTTGATCTCACCAACTCTAATGCATCTGGTGGTCACCCTGGCGACAGTTTGGATGGCAACCATGGAGACAGAAGAGGCGTGGTTACTCGGCACAAGATGTGGCTGGAGTGGCGGGCTCAGAAGAAACGCAAACACAAGACAGGAGGACACCTGAGTGCTGTTTCTCATACACTGGCAGATATCATGGCAGCGCTGGGACACCaatca GTCCACTTCCTCTATGCTGACCTGTTAAGTGCTGAATGGCGAGTTTTTCATAGCCTAATTGAAGAGGACACTCTCCACCATATCCATCATCTGGTTGCCAAGGTGCACCTGCAATGGGCAGGCTTTGAAGTGGGCGGAACCAATGAGGAAGTTCTTCGCTATTGGTTCAGTGTCCTTAGGGGCCTTCAAACCTCTGGACTGAAGCTGGTCCACAGCTCAGCAGGAGAGGGTCACACTGTCCTGAAGCAGACTGTAGGACATGCCCACAGTTCCTATACTCTGAGCTGGGTCAACACACAGTACTGA
- the LOC114471934 gene encoding methyltransferase-like protein 24 isoform X1: protein MRTCWGRGGGLSLRSGILLLLVPPLLLALQQLVLVGSRLPGPEARGPGGDPAFTVISIEPVEKSRLWGNRALRFGLQAEEDEEERRKDGERKQRGGLYQDETELRQKEPRVLKVQPWATDKPSFTAELTRLITYITTAQLNCSRVFTPGQAQAEQHPAAAAAEHWLLCAEDPMPPAEEGPCVAYSFSMDGDVDFIETVSRLGCEVHSFDLTNSNASGGHPGDSLDGNHGDRRGVVTRHKMWLEWRAQKKRKHKTGGHLSAVSHTLADIMAALGHQSVHFLYADLLSAEWRVFHSLIEEDTLHHIHHLVAKVHLQWAGFEVGGTNEEVLRYWFSVLRGLQTSGLKLVHSSAGEGHTVLKQTVGHAHSSYTLSWVNTQY, encoded by the exons ATGCGGACCTGTTGGGGCCGTGGAGGAGGTCTGTCTCTCCGTTCAGGGATCCTCCTTCTGTTAGTGCCGCCGCTTCTTCTCGCGCTGCAGCAGCTCGTGCTGGTCGGGTCCCGGTTACCGGGGCCTGAGGCTCGGGGTCCGGGCGGAGATCCAGCTTTTACCGTCATCAGCATTGAACCGGTGGAGAAGTCCCGCCTGTGGGGGAACAGGGCCCTGCGCTTTGGCTTACAGgcggaggaggatgaggaggagaggaggaaggATGGAGAGAGGAAGCAGAGAGGAGGTCTTTACCAGGATGAGACTGAGCTGAGACAG AAGGAACCCAGGGTCTTGAAGGTGCAGCCGTGGGCAACCGACAAGCCATCCTTTACAGCAGAACTCACTCGTCTCATCACATATATCACAACAGCACAG cTGAATTGCTCCAGAGTGTTTACACCAGGGCAGGCTCAGGCTGAACAGcaccctgctgctgctgctgcagagcaCTGGCTGCTGTGTGCTGAGGACCCTATGCCTCCAGCTGAGGAAGGGCCCTGTGTTGCATATTCCTTCAG CATGGATGGAGATGTTGATTTTATTGAAACTGTATCAAGGCTAGGATGTGAAGTCCACAGTTTTGATCTCACCAACTCTAATGCATCTGGTGGTCACCCTGGCGACAGTTTGGATGGCAACCATGGAGACAGAAGAGGCGTGGTTACTCGGCACAAGATGTGGCTGGAGTGGCGGGCTCAGAAGAAACGCAAACACAAGACAGGAGGACACCTGAGTGCTGTTTCTCATACACTGGCAGATATCATGGCAGCGCTGGGACACCaatca GTCCACTTCCTCTATGCTGACCTGTTAAGTGCTGAATGGCGAGTTTTTCATAGCCTAATTGAAGAGGACACTCTCCACCATATCCATCATCTGGTTGCCAAGGTGCACCTGCAATGGGCAGGCTTTGAAGTGGGCGGAACCAATGAGGAAGTTCTTCGCTATTGGTTCAGTGTCCTTAGGGGCCTTCAAACCTCTGGACTGAAGCTGGTCCACAGCTCAGCAGGAGAGGGTCACACTGTCCTGAAGCAGACTGTAGGACATGCCCACAGTTCCTATACTCTGAGCTGGGTCAACACACAGTACTGA
- the wasf2 gene encoding actin-binding protein WASF2 yields MPLVTRNIEPRHVCRQTIPNQIRSELECVTNISLANIIRQLGSLSKYAEDVFGELFVQARAFSVRVNTLGERVDRLQVKVTQLDPKEEEVSLQAITTRKAFRSSVTQDQQLFTRPSLPMPVQDTYTLCDPPPPLDYLSQYRDDGRDALKFYTDPSYFFDLWKEKMLQDTKDIMKEKRKHRKEKKDHLNQRTLNPRKIKTRKDEWERRKMGEEFVVPKTDMMGSSEGLNGSIGSGDGFRSDGLELSSGSYAYDSGSPLPPPGPDDFLPPPPPDMTYNDAQYGAPTQKRISVLSPTHPPPAPPMATSPPNSRPNLSPPPAPPPPPPPSGFGAPPPPPGFDTPPPPPTLSSSPAAYPSPLAPSPPPATSAVPPPPPMPTGGGPPPPPPPPPPPGPPPTAFENSAPAPPPSAGGAAQSSAPKPQPEPVPDARSDLLQAIRQGFNLRKVEAQREQEKRDHTGNDVAAILSRRIAVECSDSEDDSSEFDDDDWSD; encoded by the exons ATGCCTTTGGTGACGAGGAATATAGAGCCGCGCCATGTGTGTCGACAGACCATACCCAACCAAATCCGCAGTGAACTGGAATGTGTCACCAACATCAGCCTGGCCAACATCATCCGCCAACTTGGCAGCCTGA GCAAATATGCAGAGGATGTATTTGGGGAACTGTTTGTTCAGGCGAGAGCGTTTAGCGTCAGGGTGAACACGCTGGGAGAGCGAGTGGATCGTCTGCAGGTTAAAGTTACCCAGCTCGACCCTAAAGAAGAGGAag tgtcacTGCAGGCCATCACTACCCGCAAAGCCTTCCGCAGCAGTGTAACCCAGGACCAGCAGCTGTTTACCAGGCCGTCCCTGCCAATGCCTGTTCAGGACACCTACACTCTCTGTGATCCGCCTCCTCCACTCGACTACCTCAGCCAGTACCG CGACGATGGGAGGGATGCTCTGAAGTTTTACACTGACCCCTCCTACTTCTTCGACCTGTGGAAGGAAAAGATGCTGCAGGACACCAAAGACATCATGAAGGAGAAACGCAAACACAGA AAGGAGAAGAAAGACCACCTGAACCAACGAACGCTAAACCCACGAAAGATCAAGACCAGAAAAGACGAATGGGAGCGGCGTAAGATGGGAGAGGAGTTTGTCGTACCAAAGACCGATATGAT GGGCTCATCTGAGGGTCTGAATGGCAGTATTGGATCAGGGGACGGCTTCAGATCTGATGGCCTAGAGCTGAGTTCAGGCTCCTACGCCTATGACTCCGGCTCCCCTCTGCCTCCACCTGGCCCTGATGACTTCttacctcctccacctcctgacATGAC TTATAATGATGCACAGTATGGAGCCCCGACTCAGAAGCGCATCAGCGTCCTCAGTCCAACCCACCCACCTCCCGCTCCCCCAATGGCAACCTCACCTCCCAACTCCCGCCCCAACCTCTCCCCACCCCcagcacctcctcctcctccaccgcCCTCCGGCTTTGgagctccacctcctcctcctggctTTGACACCCCACCACCCCCTCCAACGCTCTCCTCCTCTCCTGCTGCTTACCCATCACCCCTTGCTCCCTCTCCTCCACCCGCTACCTCTGCCGtgcccccaccaccacccatgCCAACAGGCGGCggtccccctcctcctcctccacccccGCCTCCCCCTGGACCTCCCCCTACAGCCTTTGAGAATTCAGCACCTGCTCCCCCTCCATCTGCTGGTGGTGCGGCTCAGAGCTCGGCTCCCAAACCTCAGCCGGAACCAGTCCCTGACGCTCGCAGCGACCTGCTGCAGGCCATTCGACAAG GATTCAACCTGCGAAAGGTGGAAGCGCAGCGGGAGCAGGAGAAGCGGGATCACACTGGAAACGATGTGGCCGCCATCCTCTCGCGTCGTATCGCGGTGGAGTGCAGCGACAGTGAGGATGACTCTTCAGAGTTTGACGATGACGATTGGTCCGATTGA
- the gpr3 gene encoding G protein-coupled receptor 3, whose translation MIVNATDLAWFESSGEDPTIPLDQQDSSPQYEVPPITMWGVALCVSGSLIAGENAIVVATIVATSSLRAPVFLLLASLGLADLLAGVALILHFLFLFCLKPSDWSELLTSGLLVTSLTASLCSLMGVALDRYLSLSHALTYGSSQSRHRAAILLLLIWVGACFIGAGPAMGWHCLEEPNSCSVARPLTRTYLSLLCGLFLVIVVVTLQFYAGICRVARRHAHAIATQRHFLPSSQSYASKHGSGRGFSRLFLVLSVFVGCWMPFSLWGLLGDASSPPLYTYATLVPAAGSSMLNPILYSLRNKDIRKVLLHACCPNRYTQNTHIHYPVDV comes from the coding sequence ATGATCGTGAATGCCACTGACCTGGCCTGGTTCGAGTCCTCAGGTGAAGACCCTACCATTCCACTGGACCAGCAGGACAGCTCCCCTCAGTATGAAGTCCCACCCATCACCATGTGGGGCGTGGCCCTCTGTGTTTCAGGAAGTCTCATCGCTGGGGAGAATGCAATTGTGGTCGCCACCATCGTGGCCACCTCGTCCCTCCGTGCACCCGTTTTCTTACTGCTTGCGAGCCTTGGACTGGCTGACCTTCTGGCTGGGGTGGCTCTGATCCTGCACTTCCTCTTCCTGTTCTGTTTGAAGCCCAGCGATTGGTCAGAATTGCTAACCTCTGGACTGCTGGTGACCTCCCTGACAGCGTCCCTGTGTAGCCTGATGGGTGTTGCTCTGGACAGGTATTTGTCTTTGAGCCACGCCCTGACCTACGGCTCCAGCCAGTCCCGCCACAGGGCCGCCATCCTCCTGCTTCTGATCTGGGTGGGGGCGTGTTTCATAGGGGCGGGACCTGCTATGGGGTGGCACTGTCTGGAGGAGCCAAACTCTTGTTCTGTAGCACGACCTTTGACCCGAACATATCTATCACTGCTCTGTGGACTTTTTCTCGTGATCGTCGTAGTAACTTTGCAATTCTATGCTGGAATCTGCCGTGTGGCACGGAGACATGCCCACGCCATCGCCACACAGAGGCACTTCCTCCCCTCCAGTCAATCATATGCAAGCAAACACggcagtgggaggggcttctctcGTCTGTTCCTGGTGCTAAGCGTGTTCGTGGGCTGTTGGATGCCTTTCTCCCTGTGGGGGCTTCTAGGAGATGCATCCAGCCCTCCTCTCTACACCTATGCCACCTTGGTTCCAGCAGCAGGCAGCTCTATGCTCAACCCCATCCTCTACAGCCTGAGAAACAAAGACATTCGCAAAGTGCTGCTGCACGCCTGCTGCCCCAACCGatacacacagaacacacacatacactaccCCGTCGACGTGTAG